A stretch of Caldilineales bacterium DNA encodes these proteins:
- a CDS encoding cytochrome c codes for MFKPQSGLPLIALCLLAAALLIACGSGPTPPPTATLTPQQFQGKQVFETTCAACHSLAPDTIIVGPSLAGITAVAATRRPGQDGRSYLMNSIMRPGDYLVEGFQDLMPKDLGKSLSGEDIDAVIAYLLAQP; via the coding sequence GTGTTCAAACCCCAATCTGGCCTCCCCCTCATCGCCCTTTGCCTGCTGGCCGCCGCCCTGCTGATTGCCTGTGGCAGCGGCCCCACCCCTCCCCCCACCGCCACCCTCACACCACAACAATTCCAGGGCAAACAAGTCTTCGAGACCACCTGCGCCGCCTGCCATAGCCTGGCCCCCGACACGATCATCGTCGGCCCCTCGCTGGCAGGCATTACCGCGGTCGCGGCCACCCGACGGCCGGGGCAGGACGGGCGCAGCTATCTCATGAACTCGATCATGCGCCCCGGCGACTACCTGGTCGAGGGCTTTCAGGACCTGATGCCCAAAGACCTGGGCAAATCCCTCAGCGGCGAAGACATCGACGCCGTCATCGCCTATCTTCTCGCCCAACCTTGA
- a CDS encoding right-handed parallel beta-helix repeat-containing protein codes for MRKALKWIGIVLLVILALPVLALAVAAVAPEPADPAIDMANHGAGSSSVEPSYSGLQRQFPPLNGAAGTAEQVELGRLLFFDPVLSQKNDIACASCHQPDLGFSDGRPTPVGTSGVPLQRNAPSLWNVGFVQNLFWDGRETSLEKQVETPLTHPDEMGVTDTAALAAELAAIPEYAQRFQAAFGGEQPISLENMSAALAAFERSLLSQNSPFDRYAAGDFDALTPQQRRGLALFRSGATRCFECHSAPTFANEGFRVIGVPDDDPGRAAVAADALPGAFKTPTLRNIALSAPYMHDGSLATLEEVLDFYAEGAGRAHGAENVDALINGFDMSESEKADLLAFLYALTDESTLPETPAAVPSGLPVVQPQANPASDQAAAANSGRSLAAQKTTRGPAILVVQPGQTIQSVVDQAQPGDTIQIPYGVYHERVAIDANDITLEGIANADGDLPLIDCQNKLSEAVIASGSDFTVGNLHVRDCTDNGVLVEGATNVVFHDIFAEKTGVYGVYPVRSTNVIIERVKVTGANDAGVYAGQSENVIVRDSEVYGNVLGIELENTLGGEVYNNHVYDNTVGMLIVILPQLTSKISANTKIYANLVEANNHANFAERGVARFAPPGVGMLLLGTDQAEVNGNTVRDNKTAGVAVYSLTRSGVFDENEIDIGPLPEDNWVHGNSYTNNGYDPDPSVDDLGVPGADVLWDGSGSGNRFDEPGASVFPPLLPGSGWPAFLRRAYDNALNLAIERLL; via the coding sequence ATGCGCAAAGCTCTCAAGTGGATCGGCATCGTCCTGCTCGTGATCCTCGCCCTCCCCGTCCTTGCCCTGGCCGTCGCCGCCGTTGCGCCCGAACCGGCCGACCCGGCCATCGACATGGCCAACCACGGCGCCGGCTCCAGCAGCGTCGAGCCATCCTACAGCGGCCTGCAACGCCAGTTCCCGCCCCTCAACGGCGCCGCCGGCACAGCCGAGCAGGTCGAACTGGGCCGCCTGCTCTTCTTCGACCCCGTCCTTTCACAGAAGAACGACATCGCCTGCGCCAGCTGCCATCAACCCGACCTGGGCTTCAGCGATGGCCGTCCTACCCCGGTCGGGACCAGCGGCGTCCCCCTTCAGCGCAACGCTCCCTCGTTGTGGAACGTCGGCTTCGTCCAGAACCTGTTCTGGGATGGCCGCGAGACCTCGCTAGAGAAACAGGTCGAGACCCCGCTTACCCATCCTGACGAAATGGGCGTGACTGACACGGCGGCCCTGGCAGCCGAACTGGCCGCCATCCCCGAATACGCCCAACGCTTCCAGGCAGCTTTCGGCGGGGAGCAGCCCATCAGCCTGGAAAACATGTCGGCGGCGCTGGCAGCCTTCGAGCGGAGCCTGCTCAGCCAGAACAGCCCCTTCGACCGCTACGCCGCCGGCGATTTCGACGCCCTGACCCCGCAGCAGCGCCGCGGCCTGGCGCTCTTCCGCTCCGGCGCCACGCGTTGTTTCGAGTGCCACTCGGCGCCCACCTTCGCCAACGAGGGTTTCAGGGTGATCGGCGTGCCCGATGACGACCCCGGTCGCGCCGCCGTCGCCGCCGACGCCCTGCCCGGCGCCTTCAAGACGCCCACCCTCCGCAACATCGCCCTTTCGGCCCCCTACATGCACGATGGCTCGCTGGCCACGCTCGAAGAGGTGCTCGACTTCTACGCCGAGGGCGCCGGCCGGGCGCACGGCGCCGAGAATGTGGATGCCCTGATCAACGGCTTCGACATGAGCGAGAGCGAGAAGGCCGACCTGCTCGCCTTCCTCTACGCCCTGACCGACGAGAGCACCCTGCCGGAGACCCCCGCCGCCGTGCCCTCCGGCCTGCCGGTGGTGCAGCCCCAGGCCAACCCCGCGAGCGACCAGGCCGCCGCCGCCAACAGCGGCCGCTCGCTGGCGGCCCAGAAAACCACCCGCGGCCCGGCCATCCTCGTCGTCCAGCCCGGCCAGACCATCCAATCCGTGGTCGATCAGGCCCAGCCCGGCGATACGATCCAGATTCCTTACGGCGTCTACCACGAACGCGTCGCCATCGACGCCAACGACATCACCCTCGAAGGCATCGCCAACGCCGACGGCGACCTGCCCCTGATCGACTGCCAGAACAAGCTGTCCGAGGCCGTGATCGCGTCGGGGAGCGATTTCACGGTCGGGAATCTGCACGTGCGGGATTGTACGGACAACGGCGTGCTGGTCGAGGGAGCGACGAACGTGGTTTTTCATGACATCTTCGCCGAAAAGACGGGCGTGTATGGCGTCTATCCGGTGCGCAGCACCAACGTCATCATCGAGCGGGTGAAAGTGACGGGCGCCAACGACGCCGGGGTCTACGCCGGCCAGTCGGAGAATGTGATCGTGCGCGATAGCGAGGTCTATGGCAATGTCCTGGGCATCGAACTGGAGAACACGCTGGGCGGCGAGGTCTACAACAACCACGTCTACGACAACACCGTGGGCATGCTGATCGTCATCCTGCCGCAGCTGACCTCGAAGATTTCGGCCAACACCAAGATCTACGCCAACTTGGTCGAAGCCAACAACCACGCAAACTTCGCCGAACGCGGGGTTGCCCGCTTTGCGCCGCCGGGCGTGGGTATGTTGCTCTTGGGCACTGATCAGGCCGAAGTCAACGGCAACACGGTCAGGGATAACAAGACGGCCGGGGTCGCCGTCTATAGCCTGACCCGCAGCGGCGTCTTCGACGAGAACGAGATCGATATCGGCCCCCTGCCCGAAGACAACTGGGTGCATGGCAACAGCTACACGAACAACGGCTATGACCCCGACCCCTCGGTCGACGACCTGGGCGTACCGGGCGCAGATGTGCTGTGGGATGGGTCGGGGAGCGGCAATCGCTTCGACGAACCCGGCGCCTCCGTCTTCCCGCCGTTGTTGCCGGGCAGTGGCTGGCCCGCCTTCCTGCGCCGCGCCTACGATAACGCCCTCAATCTCGCCATCGAACGGTTGCTGTAG
- the tig gene encoding trigger factor has protein sequence MTDLIITQQALDNRQMSLTVTVPNDRTELALRDAARRLGKNYRFPGFRPGKAPYHVIAQRVGRAALIEEAMSEIGSDLFEEALATTGLEPYAPGHLTDLTLDPLTLTFAVPLAPIADPGDYRSLRLDIPPLDEAEVEEHIQADLSQMGRGQTLWAPVDRPIQYGDLATINLKLTVEDEVVLEQEDWDFSPSETDYTLLPAFDAAFIGMSSGESKSFSASFPAESDSAWAGKEGQFEITVTAIKSKGEPAYDDAFAIAHGFENAAVMFQKLRDHATAHVQAEADDAYRRRAIETLLEEAELHYPPAAIDNMVNLLVAEQESVFRGYGFESTAEVLRLQKRSEEDYLEELRPQAERRLRHELLLNAIAEREQFPVSDYELDNLLVENLERDADELAKMRHEVATNLNYRLWLTGRIQRHKAVDLVVAIARGEDVPAPGQHLAEEAPPVEEEEPEVMADDESEPEAEIEAASQPAGETDATVDPSPEA, from the coding sequence ATGACCGACCTCATCATCACCCAACAGGCGCTGGACAACCGCCAGATGAGCCTGACCGTTACTGTTCCTAATGACCGCACCGAACTGGCGCTGCGCGATGCCGCCAGGCGCCTGGGCAAGAACTATCGTTTTCCCGGCTTTCGCCCTGGCAAAGCCCCCTATCATGTCATCGCCCAACGCGTGGGCCGCGCCGCCCTGATCGAAGAAGCGATGAGCGAAATCGGCAGCGACCTCTTCGAAGAGGCGCTGGCGACGACCGGGTTGGAACCGTATGCACCCGGCCACCTGACCGACCTCACACTCGACCCCCTGACCCTCACCTTCGCGGTGCCCCTGGCGCCCATCGCCGACCCCGGCGACTACCGCAGCCTGCGCCTCGACATCCCGCCGCTGGACGAAGCCGAAGTCGAAGAACACATTCAGGCCGATTTGAGCCAAATGGGTCGGGGCCAGACACTCTGGGCGCCCGTCGACCGCCCCATCCAATACGGCGATTTGGCCACCATCAACCTGAAACTGACCGTCGAGGACGAAGTTGTGCTGGAGCAAGAGGACTGGGATTTTTCGCCCAGCGAGACCGACTACACCCTCCTGCCCGCCTTCGACGCCGCCTTCATCGGCATGAGCAGCGGCGAGAGCAAATCCTTCAGCGCCAGCTTCCCGGCTGAAAGCGACAGCGCCTGGGCGGGCAAAGAAGGACAGTTCGAGATCACGGTCACAGCCATCAAGAGCAAGGGCGAGCCGGCCTACGACGATGCCTTCGCCATCGCCCACGGTTTCGAGAACGCCGCAGTCATGTTCCAGAAACTGCGCGACCACGCCACCGCCCATGTCCAGGCGGAGGCCGATGATGCATACCGCCGCCGCGCGATCGAAACACTACTCGAAGAGGCCGAACTCCACTATCCCCCTGCGGCCATCGATAACATGGTCAACCTGTTGGTGGCCGAGCAAGAATCTGTCTTCCGCGGCTATGGCTTCGAATCCACCGCCGAAGTCCTACGCTTGCAGAAGCGCAGCGAAGAGGACTATCTCGAGGAACTGCGCCCGCAGGCCGAACGACGGCTGCGCCACGAACTGCTGCTGAATGCCATTGCCGAACGCGAGCAATTCCCCGTCAGCGACTACGAACTCGACAACTTGTTGGTCGAGAACCTCGAGCGCGATGCAGACGAACTGGCAAAGATGCGCCATGAGGTGGCCACGAACCTCAACTACCGCCTCTGGCTGACCGGGCGCATCCAACGCCACAAGGCCGTCGATCTGGTCGTCGCCATCGCCCGCGGCGAGGACGTCCCGGCGCCCGGCCAACACCTGGCCGAAGAGGCTCCGCCTGTCGAAGAGGAAGAGCCGGAAGTCATGGCTGATGACGAGTCCGAGCCGGAGGCCGAAATCGAAGCTGCGTCACAGCCTGCCGGCGAGACTGACGCTACAGTAGACCCGTCACCCGAAGCCTGA
- a CDS encoding ATP-dependent Clp protease proteolytic subunit yields MTPFPTPSSLIPMVIEQTGRGERAMDIYSLLLKERIVFLGTPINDQIANLIVAQLLFLQQDDPERDIQLYINSPGGSVYAGLAIYDTMQMISAPVATWAVGVTASMATVLLAAGAKGKRYALPHATVHMHPAGGGAQGYTPDVRIQFKELERVQNSIFHILAEHTGQPIEQIEHDFERDRWMYAQEAVEYGFVDKVFGTPDPTLVSSEPS; encoded by the coding sequence ATGACCCCATTCCCCACCCCTTCCTCCCTCATCCCCATGGTCATCGAACAGACCGGCCGGGGTGAGCGCGCCATGGACATCTACTCGCTCCTGCTCAAGGAGCGCATCGTCTTTCTGGGCACCCCCATCAACGACCAGATCGCCAACCTCATCGTCGCCCAACTGTTGTTCTTGCAGCAAGACGACCCCGAGCGCGACATCCAACTCTACATCAACTCGCCAGGCGGCAGCGTCTACGCCGGGTTGGCCATCTACGACACCATGCAGATGATCAGCGCCCCCGTGGCCACCTGGGCGGTGGGCGTTACGGCCAGCATGGCCACCGTCCTGCTGGCGGCCGGAGCCAAAGGCAAACGCTACGCCCTGCCCCATGCCACCGTCCACATGCACCCCGCCGGCGGCGGCGCCCAGGGCTACACCCCCGACGTCCGCATCCAGTTCAAAGAACTCGAGCGCGTCCAGAATAGCATCTTCCACATCCTGGCCGAGCACACCGGCCAACCAATCGAACAGATCGAGCACGACTTCGAGCGCGACCGCTGGATGTACGCTCAGGAGGCCGTGGAATACGGCTTTGTCGACAAAGTCTTTGGCACCCCCGACCCCACCCTCGTCTCTTCCGAGCCTTCCTGA
- the clpX gene encoding ATP-dependent Clp protease ATP-binding subunit ClpX, with protein sequence MTPQYCSFCHRGQDEVDRLIAGPDGANICDLCVTLSYEILREEGAEQPAKETTPRPPVFDRLPSPRAIVARLDDYVIGQERAKKVLSVAVYNHYKRINSAQSTDVELQKSNILLLGPTGCGKTLLAQTLAKVLQVPFTIADATSLTEAGYVGEDVETILTRLLQVADWDAKKAEMGIIYIDEIDKIARKAGDNPSITRDVSGEGVQQALLKLIEGTVANVPPNLGRKHPQQEFVPLDTSNILFICGGAFGGIEEDVARRIGAKGRLGFAGGGVAPATLEKRRSELLAQVTSDDLLQFGLIPEFIGRLPVAVSVEPLDKAALIRILTEPKNAIIRQFQRLLDLDGVDIQFTPDALEAVAVEAMRHNTGARGLRTIVERVLLDVMYETPGRTDVAKCVVNADNIRSGTRPLLLSAQGRPVSWKGDQIAEAA encoded by the coding sequence ATGACCCCCCAGTACTGCTCCTTCTGCCACCGCGGACAAGACGAAGTCGACCGCCTCATCGCCGGCCCCGACGGCGCCAACATCTGCGACCTTTGCGTGACCCTCTCCTACGAGATCCTGCGCGAGGAAGGCGCGGAGCAGCCGGCCAAAGAGACAACGCCCCGCCCGCCCGTCTTCGACCGCCTCCCCTCCCCGCGCGCGATCGTCGCCCGGCTGGATGACTACGTCATCGGCCAGGAGCGGGCCAAGAAAGTGCTGTCGGTGGCGGTCTACAACCACTACAAACGCATCAACTCGGCCCAGAGCACCGACGTCGAACTGCAGAAGAGCAACATCCTCCTCCTCGGCCCCACCGGCTGCGGCAAAACCCTCCTGGCCCAGACCCTGGCCAAAGTCCTCCAGGTCCCCTTCACCATCGCCGACGCCACCAGCCTCACCGAAGCCGGCTATGTGGGCGAGGACGTCGAGACCATCCTCACCCGGCTGCTGCAAGTGGCCGACTGGGATGCCAAAAAGGCCGAGATGGGCATCATCTACATCGATGAGATCGACAAGATCGCCCGCAAGGCCGGCGACAACCCCTCCATCACCCGCGATGTTTCGGGCGAGGGCGTTCAGCAGGCCCTGCTCAAGCTGATCGAGGGCACGGTGGCCAACGTCCCGCCCAACCTGGGCCGCAAGCATCCCCAGCAAGAATTCGTGCCGTTGGACACCTCCAACATCCTCTTCATCTGCGGCGGCGCTTTCGGCGGCATCGAGGAAGACGTGGCCCGACGGATCGGCGCCAAGGGCCGGCTGGGCTTTGCCGGCGGGGGGGTGGCGCCGGCCACCCTGGAAAAGCGCCGCTCCGAACTGCTCGCCCAGGTCACATCCGACGACCTGCTCCAGTTCGGCCTCATCCCGGAATTCATTGGCCGGCTGCCGGTGGCCGTCAGCGTCGAACCGCTCGACAAGGCGGCCCTCATCCGCATCCTCACCGAACCGAAAAACGCCATCATCCGCCAGTTCCAGCGCCTGCTCGACCTGGATGGCGTCGATATTCAGTTCACGCCCGACGCCCTCGAAGCCGTAGCCGTCGAGGCCATGCGCCACAACACCGGCGCCCGCGGCCTGCGCACCATCGTCGAACGCGTGCTGCTGGATGTGATGTACGAGACGCCGGGCCGCACCGACGTGGCCAAATGTGTGGTCAACGCCGACAACATCCGCAGCGGCACCCGACCTTTGCTCCTGAGCGCCCAGGGCCGGCCCGTGAGCTGGAAGGGCGACCAGATCGCCGAGGCAGCTTGA
- a CDS encoding LysR family transcriptional regulator, whose protein sequence is MAPPLAPLTPRTNVWLESGGEVALSRWRVELLQAIDRLGSISAAAESMNIQYRLAWQRVHEMEERLGVALVHTTTGGAGGGGAILTPAARDLIERFLTLADAVDGFAAQQAQRHFPS, encoded by the coding sequence ATGGCGCCCCCTCTCGCTCCACTCACACCGCGGACGAATGTCTGGCTGGAAAGCGGCGGCGAGGTGGCGTTGAGCCGCTGGCGAGTCGAACTGCTCCAGGCCATCGACCGGTTGGGGTCGATCAGCGCCGCTGCCGAGAGCATGAACATCCAATACCGCCTGGCCTGGCAGCGAGTGCATGAGATGGAAGAACGGCTGGGCGTCGCCCTCGTCCACACCACCACCGGCGGCGCGGGCGGCGGCGGCGCCATCCTCACCCCTGCCGCCCGCGACCTGATCGAACGCTTCCTGACCCTGGCCGACGCCGTCGATGGCTTTGCAGCGCAGCAGGCGCAACGACATTTTCCGTCGTGA